Within Drosophila gunungcola strain Sukarami chromosome 2L unlocalized genomic scaffold, Dgunungcola_SK_2 000008F, whole genome shotgun sequence, the genomic segment taaaattttagttttaggattacattttaaaaattgtttttcatataattttttacatgTTCAATTTGTTgactattttaataatattccaATGTTAATTAACTCtcttataattaatatatagcTGTACTCGTTGAAAACTGTTAAACAGGTAAAGGGAAGTATTTCCAACCCTATATGAAGTATATAAGTATAAAATACTTAGTTTCAAGTTGTTTGCCTAAGTCGGTGAACTCAACTATACcgttctttcttttttgttttaccttttttaataaagcaatttaaaggtttttgttgcctttaatatacaaaaaattggatatattttttatttatttgtaagtaTATTCAACATGACCAGGAGCCGACCTCATATTACGTGCACATTgaataatcataaaaacattattttcggCTTTTAATAccgttgtaatttttttatgatcaGGGGTCAGAACTATGTTCCTCGGTtattatgttttcattttattttaaaaatcgctAATAAGAATTTTTATAATCGAATTGGAATTGCATAGATATCTGCTCATTCAAATAAGCATAAAGtgctaattaaaaatataaaaattgggTTGCATTTTTAACGCTGAATACCTCCCAAAAGAGAATTTAGAGAAAAATGTGTTATATATCACAAGTTTCGTAGTCTCAAAAGCTATAAGGacacgaaaataaaaataaatcgctAGTCGCGTTTTTGGCAATAGTTCCgtaattattttacttgaaGAAAATATATTGAGAAAACGtaaaaagccaaaataaaatatcttttaacGATATAGAGCATGTAGCTTTAGTCGTTTGACCCTTGTGTGCGTGTGAAATCTAGCTTTTTTTAGCCGTTTTCCTGCTAAACTAGCGAGTTTTTCTAAAAGTGGTAGAACAAGCGTTTTTCAGCTCCAGCTGCTTAATACAGTAAAATTGGTTTCAAGACCCTAAAACAGCCTTGAAAAGCACATACaaacaaaagcgaaaatatttaattttggtaatcgctacaagggtatataaactttggactgccgaagtttgcttcatttcttgtttattaGCATATTGAtgaagttaataaaaaagtgGCTGtaccaaattaatttgaaaacaaaaataaatttaaatatttcagtacCTAAATAGCTTATTCTTACGATAAGTAAAAAtcgtatgtttttttttttgcataaggAATAATGTACCAAACAGTTTTACATAggtgaaaatgtaaaaatctTTACGTCAGCCGGattttagctttaattttataatgagTTTTTGATTGGGCATAGATTTCTGTGCATGACCTTAAATAACACTTTTAATAACCAATTGTCGGGAAAGTTTGAGTTTAACTTTTTCATCAAGTAATAcaggaaatttaattttgattttttttattcagatAAAAATTGCGACTTACTTTTGTCTTTGTTGGTCAGCTCCTGCAGCGGCAGCATCTAAATCTGTGTCCGCCTCGGTGTCCGCCTCCAGAGAATCCAACGCTCGCTGGGAGTCTGTCATTGCCGCCTGGGACCGCCCCGAATCCGTATCGAACTCCCACTCAGTCTCCGGTTCCTTTGGATCGCGTGCTCCACACGATTCAGGTGCCGCTGCTGCCATTATTAAGCGATTATCATTGAAACCATCGACGGGAAACCTGCTCTGcggcttcttttttttttggattccGTATATTTCGTTTATTATGAAAACGAATAATGCTCCACTGACTTCGAAGTCGCTCTCAGTCAGCGTCTCTGCTGACGTGCTTTGTTGTCGGCTGTTTCAATTTTCATCTATGCAATGTGTGAAAGTGATTGGCGGTTTTCCTCTGCCTCCCCTTGCTACTCTCGCTTCGTCGATTTCAGGTCATTAAATTCGTCATCGGAAGGTCGTGGCTGCGGGTGAGAGTAAGGGGGAGTGAGGTAGGGTCagagattttcggttcgtaaGCCGCTGTAAGACgctattaataaataatgaatattGATTTTGCTGGCGTGATTTCCAATTAGGAGCTACATATATTACTGGCTTGGGTTTTTAATGCAAACAAGGAAAGTTCTGCCAGTGGACACTGATATTTTCCGATTAGGGGGAAATCGTGTTGgcggaaatttaattttaatgggcATGATAAACTTTGGCAGGTGTACGGCACGAAACCTGTTAGGGCCCACAATGTGCAGGATATTTATGTATGCACGAATCAGAAAAGTGTTCATAACCACTCAGCCCCAGTGTTGGGAAAGGTactagtttattatttaattatatttattaaatcattttgagGCCAATAGTTCTTTTCGAAGTTGCAtttgaagaaaaattaaaaaaaaaacatcgtGATATCTTGCAGATGCAGTGGAATTAACTTATTTTCAAGTTTCTGTAAATATTGCTAATTTTccgaaaataataaagattgAATTTAGGTGTATCAagctcatttaaaaaaattcaaatattttcaaataaattaaaatctttaccTAAGTTCTTACTTATACACGGtagccaaatattttcactagGTAAGGGCCTATATACAAGTATTTAGGTACAGCACAACACTGCTCAGCCCGCAGCATGGTAATTTGTTTCATAAGATCTATTATCAatagatttattttcaaaattacattttagcTTGACCTTATTTTTTCCATAAAATCTTCTgatcataataaataatattgccACAAATTCGTAATTTAATCTTggctttattttatattcatattgtgaaataaaaattattttactcaaaataaattataatctttaatatataaaacaatgaatacattttgaatacacatttttttgttatcagAAATAGACAATTGTATCATTGATGAGACAAAACactgatatattttttgcacAATGTTTGGTTTAAATTACTTGTTTGAACCTTATGTAAAATTACTATTGGTGCTTAAGCTCCAGTTTTATAGCAGTAGTTTTGGCTTTCTAAATTGTGTCTGTACCATAGAGCTTTAACACTATGTATGCCACACTTTTATGAATTCATAGTTCTTTTACCCCATCTGTCTTTGTTCCGATTTTGAAATTGTTCGCATCAATTTCGAATTAAGaccaaaaaaagtaaacactCGGTCGCAATTAACAACTGTTCAACAAGGGATTTTTGTGCATTGATTTTTCGCATCTCATCTCGGAGAGGAAATTTAAGGAAAGGGGAACACGGAGGTGCgaggaacaacaacaacgtgAGAGAGCAGAGTGTGGGAGCACACTATTCGCACTCTGCCttattcattcatattttCTATACACTTTGGGGTCCCGCTGAGaggagtttgagtttgagttcgAGTCAGGCGCATTCACACACACTCTTGCCCACCTCttcacacacacgcactctCTTTGTGGGGCTATATATAAACACGtttttttgcctttggctaaacaaaaactttttgcaactgcaactgggTTGGCCTAAAAAATATCATTCAAACGGATGCGGGCagcgataaaaataaaagtttgcaGTATTTAACTCTCTAATACGGGAAAAATTCATTTCCGGTACCATGGATTACAGCTACGGTTACAGCCACCCACACAAACACGGGCCACTTTGTCTAGCTGTAAAATTTACTGTCGTCGGCGTCGCTGCTTTccttctgcttcttcttcttcaaCTCTTCTTTCCTTTCTGAATGAAGTTTCTGCAGGGAGTCTGGCATCGATTTTTTCATATGCAGACACGttcacacacacccacacgaTCCGATTTTTTCGGCTCTGTCTAATAATTACAGTTAGAAAACTCTGCCTTTTGGCACACCGAAAGGTCAAGTCAAGAGTCTTCCAATTGGAAATACTGCTAAAAATAGACTAATTCCAAGCGGGGGCGAAAGAGAGacagagagcgagagagagcgGAGGGGTGGCAATTGTAATGACAGACGCCGCGGCGTCAAAAGGCAACGGTAACAGCGGTTTGGTTTGGGCCgatgacaaaaacaaaaacagacaaGTTCCAAGAACATTCGCATTTCGCAATTTAGCTTATAACTTTTACACGGATATACATACAGGCGAACCTACTTAGCGTTTTCCGACGTTTTCCGCTTTTGCGTTACAATACAAAAACGACCAAGCGAACGCACCGACCTTTTGTTTATGACCTGAGCAACGTTCGCAAACCTAACGATGTCAGAAATGTATCAAAATATTGTATCGATATCTTCCCACGCAGCCAAAAACCGgtcttgatttaattttgatttgtcaaATTGGGTGTTTATGATGCATGAAATCATGCGCTGTGATTAAAGTTTTctgatttcttttgttttgaatttcttaAACTAATTGCgttcatttattaaataaattaaagcctGTAGTAATGTCAACAAATTAGAAACTAAGTGGTTCATTTCACTCCACTCATAGTTGTATAACAACTTATTTCCAGATAAGTATAAGCGATTACATTccaagtaaaatttaaaatctattccGATTCAGTTTTGGGAATCCCCAAAATTTCGGCTTATATAATAGCCTATTTCCACAGAAAAGGTTTTGCCGttccaaatattttccagTTAGTCCGCCGCAAAAATTTGACGGACTAATTTATGCGATAGTATGTTTCTTCGGTGCAACCCTCGTTACACGCATTCCATCCCTGAAAACCCGTTtgaatttttcacaaaaagtGAAACTCTGGTTTCCACAAAGCACATCCACCTTTCGACTTCAGCTGATCTGAATAGCTGTGgctcatcaaaacataaacaaatatggTTGATTTCTTGACTTTGCTTATGTTTTGTTGAGATCGTCTGAAATAGGAAGGATGATGTGCTCTGCGGAATTCGGAGTTTCACAATTGTCAAAAATTCCATCCGTTTCCGACGGATTGCCTGCTTAGCGTGGACACGATCcaatcaaaaaagaaaaatgtcaTTCACATCGATATTGAGCGTTCATTTTTCAGTGTTGAATAACGTTTTTATTCAATGTTTCGCTGTGACTTGCCGACTGCGAACCGTTCACGCAGAATTCAAGCCGTCACCTGCGAGCCtgctttgttttgattaatgTTGCACCggatgagtttttttttaagcgtGGGGGTGTTGACAGGTGAGTATTGCACAATGCCACTGCTGCGGATTCCCTGGAGTTTCtacgaatttaatttaattttaaatatgtttaaattaatttaaataaattaaacttcatttaattgatttaaatactatcaaataattgagctttgcatcatagcttcaatgtttttaaacatatgcgcaagtaaatcataactttaatgttttcaagaatatttaatttatgcaatagCAGCAAGGGTATTTGCTTCCATTCtagttaaaaacttaaaataatttaaagttatatatatataaacagaAAACCGTTGCTTGCACACACGAAACGCAATTTCCGTTATTCTGCTGTCTTATTTTTCTAAACTAcgggtttttcttttaaacttaCCTGAGCAAGGTGTAGCTCGTCGAAGAGAAGATAATTGCGACCATTTAATTCTACCCACAGCAGCATCACCTTCCGGGACTACTACTTTCTGTACTTCTCCGGAGAACTGCAAGAAACTCCAAGGCAAATTTGGATTCGGCGCTGACAGCCAGCCAGAAGTAGATGAAGTCGACAATAAGCCAGAAAActaattttgaatattaaaaattatattttgcacTAGGCCCACCCATTCAAGTAGTTCCCAAAGATACCGAACAACTATTATGAAAACTTCAGTATcgtccaaaacagtcactttcTACGAAATCTATTTTCGGAagtgttttttatattaacgTAGGCATTTAATCATTTACTTGATTTATTATGTTGTGTTTTTCTGttatacaataataataatcatcaaaatttctttaatgttttgtgtttttatttgatttaaaacacTGCCCAGCGGCCACAGGCGTGGTTTTAGGTGCCTTGCTGAATTTAGATGTACTTTTCGGTCGCTCCACTTTGTTCTATGTTCCTCCCGCTCAGCCAGCTGCACAtggatgttgttgttgtgtgggGGATTGGGTGGCGAGTGGTGGTGCTTTACAACTTGTCCAAGTACTGGGACAGATCGGGCAGACCTTCCTTGAGACCCTTGCGCTTGCGGGTGTCCTGGACGATGGAATAGGGCTTGCTGGAGGGCTCGCTCGGGTCACCGGGCAGCACCTGCCAATGATCGAAGACGCACTGGGGGAAGGCCTGTCCACCGGTGTTGGAGCGCAGATCGGCGGTGAAGCCGAACGACTCGTTGACGGGCAGATATGCCTTCACCACGAACATGGGTGTTCCCACAACCTGGTTCTCCTCGAACACGTGACCACGACGCCTGTTCAGCACTCCGTAGATGCCTCCCACAGCCACCTCGGGGCACTGGATTTCGCACAGGTAGACGGGCTCCATCAGACGCGGCTTGGCGGTGATGGCGGCGGCGTACAGGCAACGACGGGTGGTTGGAATGATCTGACCACCACCGCGATGGATGGCATCAGCGTGAAGCGTCACATCGTAGATGTTGAAACGGACACCACGCAAGTTCTCGTCGGCCAGAATACCCTCCTTGGAGGCCCACTGGAAGCCGGCGACCACAGAGTCCTTGATTTCGTTGAGGTACTGCACGGACTTGGTGCAGTCGAGGATGAAGTTGGGTCCGGTTCCGTCTGGGCCGAAGCACCAGATCTTACGGGCCTCGGTCACATCGTAGTCGTACTTCTCAGACAGATAGCGGGCACGGGCCTTGAACTCGTCCTTGGAGCTCACTTCGCCGTTGTCAATGTCCTCGGGCAAACCGTCGGGCATGGGCAAAGCCTTCATCAGCAGACGGTTGTGCTTGTTGGGCGACTTGGACAGACACATCTGGTCGGACTCCTCCGAAACTGTCTCACGGTAAGAGACCACGGGATCGGACTTCTTCAGAGGAATGCAAGCATGGTCCTCCTCCAGATCCTTCAGACAGATCTCCAAATGGAGCTCACCGGCACCGGCAATAATGTGCTCGCCAGACTCCTCAATGATGCACTGCACCATAGGATCAGACTTAGCCAGACGCTTCAGACCTTCGACCAATTTGGGCAAATCAGCGGGGTTCTTGGGCTCCACAGCCACACGCACCACGGGGGACACGGAGAACTTCATGAcctaataacaaaaaaacaaattagttaaaaaaaataagtagaTCTTAgtcttaatttttaagtttgcatACCTTCATGTTGTGGGCATCCTTGAAGGTGGTAATAGTACCGGTCTTGACCAGGAACTGATCGACACCGACCAGACCGCAAATGTTGCCAGAAGGCACATCTTCAATGGCCTCGACGTAGCGACCCATCATCAGGATCGTGCGCTGGATAGCCTTCTCGTACAAATCCTCCTTCTTACCGGGGGTGTAGTTGGGGCCCATGATGCGGCACTTCTGGCCGGTGGCCACCTTGCCGGAGAACACGCGTCCAAAGGCGTAGAAGCGACCCTTGTCTGAGGTCGGCACCATCTTGGAAATGTACATCATAAGAGGACCGTCAGGGTCGCAAGACTTCACGGCGATGGCAGCCTCATCGTCATGGGGACCCTCGTACAGCATCTCCATACGGTACTTCTGGGCGACCACCGGCGACGGCAGATGGATGGCAATCATCTGAAGCAGAGCCTCACCGGCTGGCAACCAGGTACGCATCACAGTCTTCAGGAGAGCCTTGCcatccttgtccttgtcctcGTGCTTCAGGGTCACGCCGATCTTCTCAAGCAGAGTACCGATTTCCTCCTTCTTGTAGTTCATGATAGCATCGAAAACCTTGTAGATGGGATCCAGGATGTACATGCAGAACGAGCGCTTGTTGTCGGCCTCCTTCTGCTTCTGCCACTTCTTGGTCTTGGCGTTGAAGAAGTTC encodes:
- the LOC128253451 gene encoding eukaryotic translation elongation factor 2, with protein sequence MVNFTVDEIRGLMDKKRNIRNMSVIAHVDHGKSTLTDSLVSKAGIIAGAKAGETRFTDTRKDEQERCITIKSTAISMYFEVEEKDLVFITHPDQREKECKGFLINLIDSPGHVDFSSEVTAALRVTDGALVVVDCVSGVCVQTETVLRQAIAERIKPILFMNKMDRALLELQLDAEELYQTFQRIVENVNVIIATYNDDGGPMGEVRVDPSKGSVGFGSGLHGWAFTLKQFSEMYSEKFKIDVVKLMNRLWGENFFNAKTKKWQKQKEADNKRSFCMYILDPIYKVFDAIMNYKKEEIGTLLEKIGVTLKHEDKDKDGKALLKTVMRTWLPAGEALLQMIAIHLPSPVVAQKYRMEMLYEGPHDDEAAIAVKSCDPDGPLMMYISKMVPTSDKGRFYAFGRVFSGKVATGQKCRIMGPNYTPGKKEDLYEKAIQRTILMMGRYVEAIEDVPSGNICGLVGVDQFLVKTGTITTFKDAHNMKVMKFSVSPVVRVAVEPKNPADLPKLVEGLKRLAKSDPMVQCIIEESGEHIIAGAGELHLEICLKDLEEDHACIPLKKSDPVVSYRETVSEESDQMCLSKSPNKHNRLLMKALPMPDGLPEDIDNGEVSSKDEFKARARYLSEKYDYDVTEARKIWCFGPDGTGPNFILDCTKSVQYLNEIKDSVVAGFQWASKEGILADENLRGVRFNIYDVTLHADAIHRGGGQIIPTTRRCLYAAAITAKPRLMEPVYLCEIQCPEVAVGGIYGVLNRRRGHVFEENQVVGTPMFVVKAYLPVNESFGFTADLRSNTGGQAFPQCVFDHWQVLPGDPSEPSSKPYSIVQDTRKRKGLKEGLPDLSQYLDKL